One Aphidius gifuensis isolate YNYX2018 linkage group LG3, ASM1490517v1, whole genome shotgun sequence DNA window includes the following coding sequences:
- the LOC122852692 gene encoding caskin-1 isoform X1 has translation MAITAVSSCLGPPPLPPGKRFIKRTTINKKLSSTYLSFHDPAIESWLSININEKNINNKLTKKTKLRLSYTTHDIDDNNINYNDKKYKKNLFKSQSEGNLYFNQKYNNNDNNNITLKSFDKCIKVIYGSWKNLMQLGGMSRPSKAVTQVKKVAPPAVPDVFRHSGSSFGSAGYASSEDGGFLSSGGGVGGPGDDGSYGMPAGKSPGPIYTHPGFAFPPVVGKYAHAEDQGIDMTQSPGRDSPGSSGSGSGSRHSTASLDSGRASGYHLGPRGPGALASSPRCSISSLGSHPDRPVDLEVVHVWLTELQFEEYFPLFASAGYDLATIMRMTPEDLTAIGIKKPNHRKRLKAEIDNLNVGDGLPEHIPGSLEEWLRLLRLEEYLGALHQQGMRSVEDVTTLTWEDLEDIGIVRLGHQKKLLLAIKRVKDIRSGKRVQPLDLARLPPHPGHTQDVVIQRGGQDLPSPDEDCSSPVLRSFQRTGNNNSNNSNNNNDTNIGWKSMYAALPPGGIDYNSINRGPRGKSLESLEDAPLTFPPSPAPISHIESIGWRSRCFEDGDVTPTNEVSSMIETASVGSGGGGTLPRPRHCLVRPRPVAKFLDQVTATQGQFKSLPRDFDNKYQLTYGLESSPHLPKRRPPSPPRRQSSRDLSNIQISGNSGDVVIDCSGPVPTTCDEHELHHHNIHNPPPPPAPTTNVAPSTPQMHRPTSSMSRSWGSVSGNVNEEHELICTLALQHRNGSDASFKSSSSTESDSLPFANENAGTIKQRAARVQEYANNNSSNIGNSNGNHHQHHQQQQQQQHQIQIHHHHHHHQAPNNEEPADVLNDIGNMLANLTDELDAMLEEEKRQGLNP, from the exons atggcCATTACAGCAGTATCAAGTTGTCTTGGTCCCCCACCATTACCACCAGGTAAACGTTTTATAAAAcgtacaacaattaataaaaaattatcatcaacatattTAAGTTTTCATGATCCAGCAATTGAATCATggttatcaataaatattaatgaaaaaaatataaataataaattaacaaaaaaaacaaaattacgtTTATCATATACAACacatgatattgatgataataatataaattataatgataaaaaatataaaaaaaatttatttaaaagtcaaTCTGAaggaaatttatattttaatcaaaaatataataataatgataataataatataacattaaaatcatttgacaAGTGTATCAAAGTTATTTATGGAAGTTGGAAAAATTTAATGCAAC ttGGTGGCATGAGCCGGCCATCGAAAGCCGTTACCCAGGTGAAGAAGGTGGCACCACCAGCTGTACCCGATGTATTCCGACATTCTGGTTCGTCTTTTGGTTCGGCTGGTTACGCTAGTAGTGAAGACGGTGGTTTTTTATcaagtggtggtggtgttggtggtcCTGGTGACGACGGTTCTTATGGTATGCCAGCTGGTAAAAGTCCTGGACCAATTTACACACATCCTGGATTTGCATTTCCACCAGTTGTTGGCAAATATGCCCACGCCGAGGATCaag gTATCGATATGACCCAGAGTCCAGGTCGTGATAGTCCAGGTAGTTCAGGCTCAGGATCTGGTTCAAGACATTCAACAGCATCACTTGATTCTGGTAGAGCATCTGGTTATCATTTAGGACCAAGAGGACCAGGTGCACTTGCATCATCACCAAGATGTTCAATAAGTTCACTTGGTAGTCATCCAGACAGACCAGTTGACCTTGAAGTTGTTCATGTATGGTTAACGGAATTACAATTTGAAGAATATTTTCCGCTATTTGCATCAGCTGGATATGATCTTGCTACTATAATGCGCATGACCCCTGAGGATCTAACAGCAAtag gtATAAAAAAGCCAAATCACAGAAAACGTCTTAAAGcggaaattgataatttaaatgttggtGATGGTTTACCAGAACATATACCAGGTTCATTAGAAGAATGGTTACGACTTTTGAGACTTGAAGAATATCTTGGTGCATTACATCAACAAGGAATGCGTTCAGTTGAAGATGTAACAACATTAACATGGGAAGATCTTGAAGATATTGGTATTGTACGTTTGGGACATCaaaaaaagctattattaGCAATAAAAAGAGTTAAAGATATACGTTCTGGTAAACGTGTACAACCATTGGATTTAGCAAGATTACCACCACATCCTGGACATACACAAGATGTTGTTATACAAAGAGGTGGACAAGATTTACCATCACCAGATGAAGATTGTTCATCACCAGTATTACGTTCATTTCAAAGaactggtaataataatagtaataatagcaataataataatgatacaaataTAGGATGGAAAAGTATGTATGCAGCATTACCACCTGGTGGTATTGATTATAATAGTATTAATCGTGGTCCACGTGGTAAATCACTTGAAAGTCTTGAAGATGCACCATTAACTTTTCCACCATCACCAGCACCAATATCACATATTGAATCAATTGGTTGGCGATCAAGATGTTTTGAAGATGGTGATGTTACACCAACAAATGAAGTATCATCAATGATTGAGACTGCTAGTGTTGgcagtggtggtggtggtacacTTCCAAGACCACGACATTGTCTAGTAAGACCACGACCCGTTgcaaag TTTTTGGATCAGGTAACAGCAACACAAGGACAATTTAAATCATTACCAcgtgattttgataataaatatcaattaacatATGGCCTTGAAAGTAGTCCACATTTACCAAAAAGACgtccaccatcaccaccaagACGACAAAGTTCACGTGATTTAAGTAATATACAAATAAGTGGTAATAGTGGTGATGTTGTTATTGACTGTAGTGGTCCAGTACCAACAACATGTGATGAACATGAATTACATCATCATAATATTCATaatccaccaccaccaccagcaccAACAACAAATGTAGCACCATCAACACCACAAATGCATAGACCAACATCATCAATGTCACGTTCTTGGGGTAGTGTTTCTGGCAATGTTAATGAAGAACATGAACTTATATGTACACTTGCTCTTCAACATCGTAATGGTTCTGACGCTAGTTTTaag tcaaGCTCAAGTACAGAGTCAGATTCATTACCATTTGCAAATGAAAATGCTGGTACAATAAAACAACGTGCAGCAAGAGTACAAGaatatgcaaataataattcatctaATATTGGTAATAGTAATggtaatcatcatcaacatcatcaacaacaacaacaacaacaacatcaaatacaaattcatcatcatcatcaccatcatcaagcACCAAATAATGAAGAACCAGCTGATGTACTTAATGATATTGGAAATATGCTTGCTAATTTAACTGATGAACTAGATGCAATgcttgaagaagaaaaacgtCAAGGTCTCAATCCAtaa
- the LOC122852692 gene encoding caskin-1 isoform X6, which produces MSRPSKAVTQVKKVAPPAVPDVFRHSGSSFGSAGYASSEDGGFLSSGGGVGGPGDDGSYGMPAGKSPGPIYTHPGFAFPPVVGKYAHAEDQGIDMTQSPGRDSPGSSGSGSGSRHSTASLDSGRASGYHLGPRGPGALASSPRCSISSLGSHPDRPVDLEVVHVWLTELQFEEYFPLFASAGYDLATIMRMTPEDLTAIGIKKPNHRKRLKAEIDNLNVGDGLPEHIPGSLEEWLRLLRLEEYLGALHQQGMRSVEDVTTLTWEDLEDIGIVRLGHQKKLLLAIKRVKDIRSGKRVQPLDLARLPPHPGHTQDVVIQRGGQDLPSPDEDCSSPVLRSFQRTGNNNSNNSNNNNDTNIGWKSMYAALPPGGIDYNSINRGPRGKSLESLEDAPLTFPPSPAPISHIESIGWRSRCFEDGDVTPTNEVSSMIETASVGSGGGGTLPRPRHCLVRPRPVAKFLDQVTATQGQFKSLPRDFDNKYQLTYGLESSPHLPKRRPPSPPRRQSSRDLSNIQISGNSGDVVIDCSGPVPTTCDEHELHHHNIHNPPPPPAPTTNVAPSTPQMHRPTSSMSRSWGSVSGNVNEEHELICTLALQHRNGSDASFKSSSSTESDSLPFANENAGTIKQRAARVQEYANNNSSNIGNSNGNHHQHHQQQQQQQHQIQIHHHHHHHQAPNNEEPADVLNDIGNMLANLTDELDAMLEEEKRQGLNP; this is translated from the exons ATGAGCCGGCCATCGAAAGCCGTTACCCAGGTGAAGAAGGTGGCACCACCAGCTGTACCCGATGTATTCCGACATTCTGGTTCGTCTTTTGGTTCGGCTGGTTACGCTAGTAGTGAAGACGGTGGTTTTTTATcaagtggtggtggtgttggtggtcCTGGTGACGACGGTTCTTATGGTATGCCAGCTGGTAAAAGTCCTGGACCAATTTACACACATCCTGGATTTGCATTTCCACCAGTTGTTGGCAAATATGCCCACGCCGAGGATCaag gTATCGATATGACCCAGAGTCCAGGTCGTGATAGTCCAGGTAGTTCAGGCTCAGGATCTGGTTCAAGACATTCAACAGCATCACTTGATTCTGGTAGAGCATCTGGTTATCATTTAGGACCAAGAGGACCAGGTGCACTTGCATCATCACCAAGATGTTCAATAAGTTCACTTGGTAGTCATCCAGACAGACCAGTTGACCTTGAAGTTGTTCATGTATGGTTAACGGAATTACAATTTGAAGAATATTTTCCGCTATTTGCATCAGCTGGATATGATCTTGCTACTATAATGCGCATGACCCCTGAGGATCTAACAGCAAtag gtATAAAAAAGCCAAATCACAGAAAACGTCTTAAAGcggaaattgataatttaaatgttggtGATGGTTTACCAGAACATATACCAGGTTCATTAGAAGAATGGTTACGACTTTTGAGACTTGAAGAATATCTTGGTGCATTACATCAACAAGGAATGCGTTCAGTTGAAGATGTAACAACATTAACATGGGAAGATCTTGAAGATATTGGTATTGTACGTTTGGGACATCaaaaaaagctattattaGCAATAAAAAGAGTTAAAGATATACGTTCTGGTAAACGTGTACAACCATTGGATTTAGCAAGATTACCACCACATCCTGGACATACACAAGATGTTGTTATACAAAGAGGTGGACAAGATTTACCATCACCAGATGAAGATTGTTCATCACCAGTATTACGTTCATTTCAAAGaactggtaataataatagtaataatagcaataataataatgatacaaataTAGGATGGAAAAGTATGTATGCAGCATTACCACCTGGTGGTATTGATTATAATAGTATTAATCGTGGTCCACGTGGTAAATCACTTGAAAGTCTTGAAGATGCACCATTAACTTTTCCACCATCACCAGCACCAATATCACATATTGAATCAATTGGTTGGCGATCAAGATGTTTTGAAGATGGTGATGTTACACCAACAAATGAAGTATCATCAATGATTGAGACTGCTAGTGTTGgcagtggtggtggtggtacacTTCCAAGACCACGACATTGTCTAGTAAGACCACGACCCGTTgcaaag TTTTTGGATCAGGTAACAGCAACACAAGGACAATTTAAATCATTACCAcgtgattttgataataaatatcaattaacatATGGCCTTGAAAGTAGTCCACATTTACCAAAAAGACgtccaccatcaccaccaagACGACAAAGTTCACGTGATTTAAGTAATATACAAATAAGTGGTAATAGTGGTGATGTTGTTATTGACTGTAGTGGTCCAGTACCAACAACATGTGATGAACATGAATTACATCATCATAATATTCATaatccaccaccaccaccagcaccAACAACAAATGTAGCACCATCAACACCACAAATGCATAGACCAACATCATCAATGTCACGTTCTTGGGGTAGTGTTTCTGGCAATGTTAATGAAGAACATGAACTTATATGTACACTTGCTCTTCAACATCGTAATGGTTCTGACGCTAGTTTTaag tcaaGCTCAAGTACAGAGTCAGATTCATTACCATTTGCAAATGAAAATGCTGGTACAATAAAACAACGTGCAGCAAGAGTACAAGaatatgcaaataataattcatctaATATTGGTAATAGTAATggtaatcatcatcaacatcatcaacaacaacaacaacaacaacatcaaatacaaattcatcatcatcatcaccatcatcaagcACCAAATAATGAAGAACCAGCTGATGTACTTAATGATATTGGAAATATGCTTGCTAATTTAACTGATGAACTAGATGCAATgcttgaagaagaaaaacgtCAAGGTCTCAATCCAtaa
- the LOC122852692 gene encoding caskin-1 isoform X5 — MRRISVGGMSRPSKAVTQVKKVAPPAVPDVFRHSGSSFGSAGYASSEDGGFLSSGGGVGGPGDDGSYGMPAGKSPGPIYTHPGFAFPPVVGKYAHAEDQGIDMTQSPGRDSPGSSGSGSGSRHSTASLDSGRASGYHLGPRGPGALASSPRCSISSLGSHPDRPVDLEVVHVWLTELQFEEYFPLFASAGYDLATIMRMTPEDLTAIGIKKPNHRKRLKAEIDNLNVGDGLPEHIPGSLEEWLRLLRLEEYLGALHQQGMRSVEDVTTLTWEDLEDIGIVRLGHQKKLLLAIKRVKDIRSGKRVQPLDLARLPPHPGHTQDVVIQRGGQDLPSPDEDCSSPVLRSFQRTGNNNSNNSNNNNDTNIGWKSMYAALPPGGIDYNSINRGPRGKSLESLEDAPLTFPPSPAPISHIESIGWRSRCFEDGDVTPTNEVSSMIETASVGSGGGGTLPRPRHCLVRPRPVAKVTATQGQFKSLPRDFDNKYQLTYGLESSPHLPKRRPPSPPRRQSSRDLSNIQISGNSGDVVIDCSGPVPTTCDEHELHHHNIHNPPPPPAPTTNVAPSTPQMHRPTSSMSRSWGSVSGNVNEEHELICTLALQHRNGSDASFKSSSSTESDSLPFANENAGTIKQRAARVQEYANNNSSNIGNSNGNHHQHHQQQQQQQHQIQIHHHHHHHQAPNNEEPADVLNDIGNMLANLTDELDAMLEEEKRQGLNP, encoded by the exons ttGGTGGCATGAGCCGGCCATCGAAAGCCGTTACCCAGGTGAAGAAGGTGGCACCACCAGCTGTACCCGATGTATTCCGACATTCTGGTTCGTCTTTTGGTTCGGCTGGTTACGCTAGTAGTGAAGACGGTGGTTTTTTATcaagtggtggtggtgttggtggtcCTGGTGACGACGGTTCTTATGGTATGCCAGCTGGTAAAAGTCCTGGACCAATTTACACACATCCTGGATTTGCATTTCCACCAGTTGTTGGCAAATATGCCCACGCCGAGGATCaag gTATCGATATGACCCAGAGTCCAGGTCGTGATAGTCCAGGTAGTTCAGGCTCAGGATCTGGTTCAAGACATTCAACAGCATCACTTGATTCTGGTAGAGCATCTGGTTATCATTTAGGACCAAGAGGACCAGGTGCACTTGCATCATCACCAAGATGTTCAATAAGTTCACTTGGTAGTCATCCAGACAGACCAGTTGACCTTGAAGTTGTTCATGTATGGTTAACGGAATTACAATTTGAAGAATATTTTCCGCTATTTGCATCAGCTGGATATGATCTTGCTACTATAATGCGCATGACCCCTGAGGATCTAACAGCAAtag gtATAAAAAAGCCAAATCACAGAAAACGTCTTAAAGcggaaattgataatttaaatgttggtGATGGTTTACCAGAACATATACCAGGTTCATTAGAAGAATGGTTACGACTTTTGAGACTTGAAGAATATCTTGGTGCATTACATCAACAAGGAATGCGTTCAGTTGAAGATGTAACAACATTAACATGGGAAGATCTTGAAGATATTGGTATTGTACGTTTGGGACATCaaaaaaagctattattaGCAATAAAAAGAGTTAAAGATATACGTTCTGGTAAACGTGTACAACCATTGGATTTAGCAAGATTACCACCACATCCTGGACATACACAAGATGTTGTTATACAAAGAGGTGGACAAGATTTACCATCACCAGATGAAGATTGTTCATCACCAGTATTACGTTCATTTCAAAGaactggtaataataatagtaataatagcaataataataatgatacaaataTAGGATGGAAAAGTATGTATGCAGCATTACCACCTGGTGGTATTGATTATAATAGTATTAATCGTGGTCCACGTGGTAAATCACTTGAAAGTCTTGAAGATGCACCATTAACTTTTCCACCATCACCAGCACCAATATCACATATTGAATCAATTGGTTGGCGATCAAGATGTTTTGAAGATGGTGATGTTACACCAACAAATGAAGTATCATCAATGATTGAGACTGCTAGTGTTGgcagtggtggtggtggtacacTTCCAAGACCACGACATTGTCTAGTAAGACCACGACCCGTTgcaaag GTAACAGCAACACAAGGACAATTTAAATCATTACCAcgtgattttgataataaatatcaattaacatATGGCCTTGAAAGTAGTCCACATTTACCAAAAAGACgtccaccatcaccaccaagACGACAAAGTTCACGTGATTTAAGTAATATACAAATAAGTGGTAATAGTGGTGATGTTGTTATTGACTGTAGTGGTCCAGTACCAACAACATGTGATGAACATGAATTACATCATCATAATATTCATaatccaccaccaccaccagcaccAACAACAAATGTAGCACCATCAACACCACAAATGCATAGACCAACATCATCAATGTCACGTTCTTGGGGTAGTGTTTCTGGCAATGTTAATGAAGAACATGAACTTATATGTACACTTGCTCTTCAACATCGTAATGGTTCTGACGCTAGTTTTaag tcaaGCTCAAGTACAGAGTCAGATTCATTACCATTTGCAAATGAAAATGCTGGTACAATAAAACAACGTGCAGCAAGAGTACAAGaatatgcaaataataattcatctaATATTGGTAATAGTAATggtaatcatcatcaacatcatcaacaacaacaacaacaacaacatcaaatacaaattcatcatcatcatcaccatcatcaagcACCAAATAATGAAGAACCAGCTGATGTACTTAATGATATTGGAAATATGCTTGCTAATTTAACTGATGAACTAGATGCAATgcttgaagaagaaaaacgtCAAGGTCTCAATCCAtaa
- the LOC122852692 gene encoding caskin-1 isoform X2, which yields MAITAVSSCLGPPPLPPGKRFIKRTTINKKLSSTYLSFHDPAIESWLSININEKNINNKLTKKTKLRLSYTTHDIDDNNINYNDKKYKKNLFKSQSEGNLYFNQKYNNNDNNNITLKSFDKCIKVIYGSWKNLMQLGGMSRPSKAVTQVKKVAPPAVPDVFRHSGSSFGSAGYASSEDGGFLSSGGGVGGPGDDGSYGMPAGKSPGPIYTHPGFAFPPVVGKYAHAEDQGIDMTQSPGRDSPGSSGSGSGSRHSTASLDSGRASGYHLGPRGPGALASSPRCSISSLGSHPDRPVDLEVVHVWLTELQFEEYFPLFASAGYDLATIMRMTPEDLTAIGIKKPNHRKRLKAEIDNLNVGDGLPEHIPGSLEEWLRLLRLEEYLGALHQQGMRSVEDVTTLTWEDLEDIGIVRLGHQKKLLLAIKRVKDIRSGKRVQPLDLARLPPHPGHTQDVVIQRGGQDLPSPDEDCSSPVLRSFQRTGNNNSNNSNNNNDTNIGWKSMYAALPPGGIDYNSINRGPRGKSLESLEDAPLTFPPSPAPISHIESIGWRSRCFEDGDVTPTNEVSSMIETASVGSGGGGTLPRPRHCLVRPRPVAKVTATQGQFKSLPRDFDNKYQLTYGLESSPHLPKRRPPSPPRRQSSRDLSNIQISGNSGDVVIDCSGPVPTTCDEHELHHHNIHNPPPPPAPTTNVAPSTPQMHRPTSSMSRSWGSVSGNVNEEHELICTLALQHRNGSDASFKSSSSTESDSLPFANENAGTIKQRAARVQEYANNNSSNIGNSNGNHHQHHQQQQQQQHQIQIHHHHHHHQAPNNEEPADVLNDIGNMLANLTDELDAMLEEEKRQGLNP from the exons atggcCATTACAGCAGTATCAAGTTGTCTTGGTCCCCCACCATTACCACCAGGTAAACGTTTTATAAAAcgtacaacaattaataaaaaattatcatcaacatattTAAGTTTTCATGATCCAGCAATTGAATCATggttatcaataaatattaatgaaaaaaatataaataataaattaacaaaaaaaacaaaattacgtTTATCATATACAACacatgatattgatgataataatataaattataatgataaaaaatataaaaaaaatttatttaaaagtcaaTCTGAaggaaatttatattttaatcaaaaatataataataatgataataataatataacattaaaatcatttgacaAGTGTATCAAAGTTATTTATGGAAGTTGGAAAAATTTAATGCAAC ttGGTGGCATGAGCCGGCCATCGAAAGCCGTTACCCAGGTGAAGAAGGTGGCACCACCAGCTGTACCCGATGTATTCCGACATTCTGGTTCGTCTTTTGGTTCGGCTGGTTACGCTAGTAGTGAAGACGGTGGTTTTTTATcaagtggtggtggtgttggtggtcCTGGTGACGACGGTTCTTATGGTATGCCAGCTGGTAAAAGTCCTGGACCAATTTACACACATCCTGGATTTGCATTTCCACCAGTTGTTGGCAAATATGCCCACGCCGAGGATCaag gTATCGATATGACCCAGAGTCCAGGTCGTGATAGTCCAGGTAGTTCAGGCTCAGGATCTGGTTCAAGACATTCAACAGCATCACTTGATTCTGGTAGAGCATCTGGTTATCATTTAGGACCAAGAGGACCAGGTGCACTTGCATCATCACCAAGATGTTCAATAAGTTCACTTGGTAGTCATCCAGACAGACCAGTTGACCTTGAAGTTGTTCATGTATGGTTAACGGAATTACAATTTGAAGAATATTTTCCGCTATTTGCATCAGCTGGATATGATCTTGCTACTATAATGCGCATGACCCCTGAGGATCTAACAGCAAtag gtATAAAAAAGCCAAATCACAGAAAACGTCTTAAAGcggaaattgataatttaaatgttggtGATGGTTTACCAGAACATATACCAGGTTCATTAGAAGAATGGTTACGACTTTTGAGACTTGAAGAATATCTTGGTGCATTACATCAACAAGGAATGCGTTCAGTTGAAGATGTAACAACATTAACATGGGAAGATCTTGAAGATATTGGTATTGTACGTTTGGGACATCaaaaaaagctattattaGCAATAAAAAGAGTTAAAGATATACGTTCTGGTAAACGTGTACAACCATTGGATTTAGCAAGATTACCACCACATCCTGGACATACACAAGATGTTGTTATACAAAGAGGTGGACAAGATTTACCATCACCAGATGAAGATTGTTCATCACCAGTATTACGTTCATTTCAAAGaactggtaataataatagtaataatagcaataataataatgatacaaataTAGGATGGAAAAGTATGTATGCAGCATTACCACCTGGTGGTATTGATTATAATAGTATTAATCGTGGTCCACGTGGTAAATCACTTGAAAGTCTTGAAGATGCACCATTAACTTTTCCACCATCACCAGCACCAATATCACATATTGAATCAATTGGTTGGCGATCAAGATGTTTTGAAGATGGTGATGTTACACCAACAAATGAAGTATCATCAATGATTGAGACTGCTAGTGTTGgcagtggtggtggtggtacacTTCCAAGACCACGACATTGTCTAGTAAGACCACGACCCGTTgcaaag GTAACAGCAACACAAGGACAATTTAAATCATTACCAcgtgattttgataataaatatcaattaacatATGGCCTTGAAAGTAGTCCACATTTACCAAAAAGACgtccaccatcaccaccaagACGACAAAGTTCACGTGATTTAAGTAATATACAAATAAGTGGTAATAGTGGTGATGTTGTTATTGACTGTAGTGGTCCAGTACCAACAACATGTGATGAACATGAATTACATCATCATAATATTCATaatccaccaccaccaccagcaccAACAACAAATGTAGCACCATCAACACCACAAATGCATAGACCAACATCATCAATGTCACGTTCTTGGGGTAGTGTTTCTGGCAATGTTAATGAAGAACATGAACTTATATGTACACTTGCTCTTCAACATCGTAATGGTTCTGACGCTAGTTTTaag tcaaGCTCAAGTACAGAGTCAGATTCATTACCATTTGCAAATGAAAATGCTGGTACAATAAAACAACGTGCAGCAAGAGTACAAGaatatgcaaataataattcatctaATATTGGTAATAGTAATggtaatcatcatcaacatcatcaacaacaacaacaacaacaacatcaaatacaaattcatcatcatcatcaccatcatcaagcACCAAATAATGAAGAACCAGCTGATGTACTTAATGATATTGGAAATATGCTTGCTAATTTAACTGATGAACTAGATGCAATgcttgaagaagaaaaacgtCAAGGTCTCAATCCAtaa